A genomic stretch from Prionailurus bengalensis isolate Pbe53 chromosome E2, Fcat_Pben_1.1_paternal_pri, whole genome shotgun sequence includes:
- the FFAR2 gene encoding free fatty acid receptor 2, whose translation MTNWRSSIILTAYIVIFLTGLPANLLALRAFVGRVRQPHPAPVHILLLSLTLADLLLLLLLPFKMVEAAYNFRWYLPELLCALTGFGFYSSIYCSTWLLAGISIERYLGVAFPVQYKLSRKPVYGVIAAVVAWVMSFGHCTIVIIGQYLNSTQQTANTNGITCYENFTETQLNVVLPVRLELCLFLFFVPMVITIFCYWRFVWIMLTQPHVGAQRRRRAVGLAVVTLLNFLVCFGPYNISHLVGYYTKKSPPWRVEAVVFSSLNASLDPLLFYFSSSAVRRAFGKGLQILRHQGSSLLGRKGRETAEGASGDRGVSQAEGAPSSDFTTD comes from the coding sequence ATGACAAACTGGCGCAGCTCCATCATCCTCACGGCCTACATCGTCATCTTCCTCACCGGTCTCCCTGCCAACCTCCTGGCCCTGCGGGCCTTCGTGGGGCGGGTCCGCCAGCCTCACCCTGCGCCCGTCCACATCCTCCTGCTCAGCCTGACGCTGGCGgacctcctgctgctgctgctgctgcccttcAAGATGGTTGAGGCCGCCTATAACTTCCGCTGGTATCTGCCCGAGCTGCTCTGCGCCCTCACGGGTTTCGGCTTCTACAGCAGCATCTACTGCAGCACGTGGCTCCTGGCGGGCATCAGCATCGAGCGCTACCTGGGAGTGGCTTTCCCCGTGCAGTACAAGCTGTCCCGCAAGCCTGTGTACGGAGTGATTGCTGCCGTGGTCGCCTGGGTCATGTCCTTTGGTCACTGCACCATCGTGATCATCGGTCAGTACTTGAACTCAACCCAGCAGACCGCAAACACGAATGGAATCACTTGCTATGAGAACTTCACCGAAACGCAGCTGAACGTGGTGCTTCCGGTGCGGCTGGAGCtgtgcctcttcctcttcttcgtCCCCATGGTGATCACCATCTTCTGCTACTGGCGCTTCGTGTGGATCATGCTCAcccagccccacgtgggggccCAGAGGCGGCGCAGAGCTGTGGGGCTGGCTGTTGTGACCCTCCTTAATTTCCTGGTGTGCTTCGGGCCTTACAACATATCCCACCTGGTGGGGTATTACACGAAGAAAAGCCCCCCGTGGCGGGTCGAAGCCGTGGTGTTCAGTTCTCTCAATGCCAGTCTGGACCCCCTGCTCTTCTACTTCTCTTCATCGGCTGTGCGCAGAGCCTTTGGAAAAGGGCTGCAGATACTGCGACATCAGGGCTCCTCCCTGTTGGGAcgcaaaggcagagagacagcggAGGGGGCGAGTGGGGACAGGGGTGTGAGTCAAGCCGAGGGAGCACCGAGTTCCGACTTCACTACAGACTAG